AATTGAAAATGCAATGGGACCTCTTTGTTGGAGTAGCAATAAAAAAATAGTGGTTTTGCCAATCTGTAAGATGCATTGGCTTAAAGGGTTCCAACAGAAATTTGCAATAATCAATTTAGACAAAAGGACAATCACAAACCTTAAACAAGTTCATAAAGGAGAACCACGAATTATTAACAAAGTTGAAGACGAAAATTTTTATTTTAAACATTTTAATGCTAATAAAAAGATTGTAGAAGGAGTTGTAAACTTTACAAAAAGTGAAATTGAAGAAACAAGAGATTTTAGCTGATAAAAACCAATAATATGCTAGCAGAACAACAATTGACAGAAGCCCATAAACTAATACAAAACGGTTTGTATTCAGACAGTATAAAGATTTTAAGAGAACTAGCAACAAGTTACCAAGATTTTAATATTTCTTATTTACTAGGTGTTGCTTATCAAAAGACTGACAATTTTATCGAAGCCGAAAAGTTCTACAATGACGCTATTAAACTAAAACAAGACCACTTCGATGCATACCTTGGACTTGGAATAACCTATCAAAAACAAGGAAAATTTAATGAAGCAATAAATTCAATTGAAAACGCTATTGAAATTAATAAATATTTTGATGATGCTTACAATAGTTTAGGCTTTACATACAAGCTGAACGGAGATTTCAATAAAGCAATTGAAATATACAAATTGGGTATTGATGTTCTATTTGACAATGTTTACAACTTCATCAATAAAAATATTGAGTTCATTGATGAAAAAACTGTGGCA
Above is a window of Bacteroidota bacterium DNA encoding:
- a CDS encoding tetratricopeptide repeat protein: MLAEQQLTEAHKLIQNGLYSDSIKILRELATSYQDFNISYLLGVAYQKTDNFIEAEKFYNDAIKLKQDHFDAYLGLGITYQKQGKFNEAINSIENAIEINKYFDDAYNSLGFTYKLNGDFNKAIEIYKLGIDVLFDNVYNFINKNIEFIDEKTVANKFNADIWFETASKIIAQSAGADGIEKLRFPTSETVENLRKNNPYGDKLYVDDGNTRSILPNMLNNFADKLSWNIRYANFLNNIGVIFLELDDRKMARQYFIEAITFTPEGIDFPNPINNLEHTEE